From the genome of Gracilibacillus salitolerans, one region includes:
- a CDS encoding alpha/beta hydrolase → MKHIFKEGKSLQGPTLLLLHGTGGTENDLLPLADIIDSDANILSVRGNVSENGMPRFFKRLAEGVFDEEDLVLRTKELHEFLDEAAEEYGFDRNYVIAVGYSNGANIAASLLFHYQDALSAAVLHHPMVPRRGIELPDLASVKLLITAGRNDPLCTEQETIDLEEILKENGADVQVHWENNGHQLTQTEVEAAKDWYHNKII, encoded by the coding sequence AGAAGGAAAAAGTTTACAAGGTCCAACCTTGCTGCTGCTTCATGGCACTGGCGGAACCGAGAATGATTTGTTACCATTAGCAGATATCATTGATTCAGATGCCAATATTTTAAGTGTGCGTGGAAATGTCTCTGAAAATGGGATGCCACGATTTTTTAAACGATTAGCAGAAGGTGTATTTGATGAAGAAGATCTGGTATTACGTACGAAAGAGCTGCATGAATTTTTAGATGAAGCAGCTGAAGAATATGGTTTTGATCGAAACTATGTGATTGCGGTCGGTTATTCTAATGGGGCTAATATTGCAGCTAGTTTACTATTCCATTATCAAGATGCATTGAGTGCTGCCGTGTTGCATCATCCAATGGTACCTCGACGAGGTATTGAACTTCCTGATCTCGCAAGTGTAAAATTGTTGATAACGGCTGGACGAAATGATCCATTATGTACGGAACAAGAAACCATCGATTTAGAGGAGATTCTTAAAGAAAATGGTGCAGATGTGCAGGTTCATTGGGAAAACAACGGACACCAACTAACCCAAACAGAAGTAGAAGCAGCAAAAGATTGGTATCATAATAAAATTATTTAA
- a CDS encoding GntR family transcriptional regulator: MFELDLRSRKPIYEQLVDRLKQLIINNVLEKDEKLPSVRVLAQQLSINPNTIQKAYRELEAQGYIYSVKGKGSFVNHIMMTDNSAEIKKVKEQLKKHISEALFLGVSINELEKLITEVDRSVTRGDEDDSSSERS; the protein is encoded by the coding sequence ATGTTTGAGTTGGATTTACGAAGTCGTAAGCCGATTTATGAGCAGTTAGTAGATCGACTGAAGCAGTTAATCATTAATAATGTATTGGAAAAAGATGAAAAGTTACCCTCTGTACGTGTGCTTGCTCAGCAACTGTCGATTAACCCTAATACAATTCAAAAGGCATATCGTGAATTAGAGGCACAAGGCTATATATATTCGGTGAAAGGGAAGGGAAGCTTCGTGAATCATATCATGATGACAGATAATTCGGCTGAAATAAAAAAGGTAAAAGAGCAGTTGAAAAAACACATATCAGAGGCGTTATTTTTGGGTGTATCCATTAATGAACTAGAGAAATTGATTACAGAAGTGGATCGATCGGTAACAAGGGGGGATGAAGATGATTCAAGTTCAGAACGTAGTTAA
- a CDS encoding ABC transporter ATP-binding protein, protein MIQVQNVVKKFDKDFVLNDVSLKIQKGSIYGLLGSNGAGKTTLLKTIAGIIKQNEGAVEIERKPVFENVALKERLVFIPDSLFFFSHYTVKQMANFYMDIYPKWNQKRFEQMQQLLDLDPNRKIQRFSKGMQRQVAFWLALCAMPDYLILDEPFDGLDPVIRRKIKSWIIQDVAEREMTVIVSSHNLNEVEDICDAIGIIHRGKLLLEKDLDELKSDIHKVQIAFKEEVDQTFFEELDILHQEKRGSVYICIIRGDVQQVEETIEQFNPVVFDILPLTLEEIFIYEMEGVGYAIENILL, encoded by the coding sequence ATGATTCAAGTTCAGAACGTAGTTAAAAAATTCGATAAAGACTTTGTACTGAATGATGTGAGCTTAAAAATACAAAAAGGATCCATTTACGGCCTGTTAGGGTCAAATGGTGCAGGTAAAACAACCTTGCTAAAGACCATTGCTGGTATTATAAAGCAAAATGAAGGAGCTGTGGAGATAGAAAGAAAACCGGTATTTGAAAATGTTGCATTAAAAGAAAGATTAGTGTTCATTCCCGATTCTCTGTTCTTTTTCTCCCATTATACCGTAAAACAAATGGCCAACTTTTATATGGATATTTATCCTAAGTGGAATCAAAAGAGATTTGAACAAATGCAGCAATTACTGGATTTAGATCCCAATCGCAAAATTCAACGTTTTTCAAAAGGGATGCAACGACAAGTAGCATTTTGGCTCGCATTATGTGCAATGCCTGATTATCTCATCCTTGATGAACCTTTTGATGGCTTAGATCCAGTTATACGCAGAAAAATTAAGTCTTGGATTATTCAGGATGTTGCCGAACGGGAAATGACTGTAATTGTTTCTTCTCATAATTTAAATGAGGTAGAAGATATTTGTGATGCTATCGGCATTATCCATCGTGGAAAATTGTTATTAGAAAAAGACTTAGATGAACTTAAATCTGATATTCATAAAGTGCAAATTGCTTTCAAGGAAGAAGTAGACCAAACATTTTTTGAAGAGTTAGACATTCTTCATCAAGAAAAACGTGGAAGTGTCTATATCTGTATTATCCGCGGTGATGTTCAGCAAGTGGAGGAAACAATCGAACAGTTTAATCCAGTTGTTTTTGATATTTTACCATTAACTTTAGAGGAAATTTTTATTTACGAAATGGAGGGTGTAGGATATGCCATCGAAAACATCTTACTTTAA